In Candidatus Palauibacter soopunensis, the genomic stretch ACGCGAAGAACGCGGCCCACCTCGCCCTCCGCATCCTGGGCACGGGTCGGGGCTAGGGCGGCCCGGCCGGGGAGGTTCGGTTGGTGCGAACCGGCGTCGGGTACGACTCCCACCGCTTCGATGAGGCGCGGCCTCTCGTGCTGGGCGGAGTGGCGATCCCCGGCGCCCCCGGACTGAAGGGACACTCCGACGGCGACGCGGTCGCGCACGCGATCACGGACGCGGTCCTGGGCGCGGCGGGCCTCGGGGACATCGGCGCGCTCTTTCCGGATACGGACCCCGCGCACGCGGGCGCCGACTCCATCGAGCTCCTCGCCTCGGCGGTGCGCCGGCTGAACGAGAAGGGGTTCCGGGTGGTGAACGTCGACGCGACGGTCATCGCCGAGCGGCCCCGCATCTCGCCGCACGCCGAAGCCATGCGGGAGCGGCTCGGCCGGGCCCTGGGCACGGGGCCGGCCGGCGTGTCGATCAAGGGGAAGTCGAACGAGGGGATGGGGTGGATCGGACGGGGCGAGGGCCTCGCCGCCATCGCGGTGGCGACGGTGGCCGCGGCTGCGGGGGACGGTGCCTGAGGTCCCCGGCGTTCAACCCCTCCTCGATTTCCTCCTCGCCCTCCCGGCGGCCACGGCCTACGCGATCATCACGGCGGGGTCGGCGCTCGAGAACATCTTCCCGCCCGTCCCCTCCGACACCTTCGTCGTGCTCGGGGCCGTGCTCGCGGACCGGGGGTCGCTGCAGCCCCTCCCGGTGCTGCTCTGCGCGTGGATCGCGAACTCGGGCGGCGCCATGGTCGTGTTCGGGCTTGCGCGCCGGCACGGCCGCGGCGCCTTCGAGACGCGCTGGGGCCGGCGCCTCCTCCGTCCGCACCAGTTCGAGCGCCTGGCCCGCTTCTACGAGCGGCACGGGTTGTGGGCCATCTTCTTCGCCCGCTGCCTGCCGGTGCTGCGCGTCGTCGTCCCGACCTTCGCGGGATTCACCGGACTGGGCGCGCTGCCGGCGCTGGTCCCGGTCGTCGCCGCATCGCTGCTCTGGAACGGTCTCATGCTGGCGGGGGGGATGTTCGCCTCGCGCAACGTGGACCGCCTCATGGCGCTGCTCGGCCAGGTCAACGCGTGGCTCTTCCTCGTGGCGGCCGTCCTCATCGGCGGGATCATCGGCTGGTGGATCCGAAGCCGGCGCGACGAGGCTCCGCGTGCGTCCCCGGATCCCGGCCGCGGCTCCGGCGACGGCTCCGTGGGCTCCGGCGACGGCGGATCGCGGTCGTCGCCGTGACGGGAGACGTCCCGGGCATCGAGCGCGCCTTCCACCTCGAACCCTTCCGGGACCACCTCGGCTTCGAACGGGGACTCTCTCCGCGCACCATCGACGCGTACCTGCGCGAGGCCCGGCGTTTCGCGGCGTTCGCGGCCTCGGAGGGCGTCACGGCACCGACCGGGGTCACCTATGGGCTGCTTCGCGACCATGTCGCGCGGTTGGCGGGCGAAGGGCGGGCGGCTTCGACGGTCGCCCGGACCGTCTACGCGCTGCGCGGCTACTTCCGCTTCCTCATCGTCGAGGGCGCGCTCGAGTCCGATCCGAGTGAACGCCTCGAAGCGCCACGGGCGGGGCGCTCTCTGCCCGACGTGCTTTCCGTCCCCGAGATCGAGGCGCTGATCGGGGCGGCGGACCCCGACAGCCGCACGGCGGCGCGGGACGCGGCGATGCTTGAGGTCCTCTACGGCTGCGGGCTCCGCGTGTCGGAACTCGTCGCGCTGAAGGGGAGGGACCTCGACGTCGACGAAGCTCTCGTACGCGTGCGGGGAAAGGGGGGGAAGGAGAGGTTCGTTCCGGTCGGTGCGGCTGCGCGCTCGGCGGTGCGCCGATACCTTCGAACCACCAGACCGGCGCTCGACCGGGGGCGATCCGCCGGGCACATCTTCCTCAATGCCCGGGGGCTGCCGCTGAGCCGGATGGGCGTCTGGAAGATTCTCCGCCGCCACGTCGAACGTGCCGGCATCCTGAAGCGCGTGACGCCCCATACGCTGCGCCACAGCTTCGCGACTCACCTGCTCGAGGGAGGCGCCGACCTCGCGTCGGTCCAGGAGATGCTCGGACATGCAGACATCTCGACGACCGAGATCTACACACACGTGGATCGGTCGCACCTGCGGCAGGTGCACCGCAGCCACCATCCGCGTGGGTGAGCGGTGTCGATGAGGGTGACCCGCCTCCTCCATCTGTCGCGCAACCGGCGTCCGGTCAAGCGTTTCCGCGACCGGCTCGTCGAACCGGAGGTCGTGGAAGCGGTGCTCGAGGCGGCGCGCTACGCATCGTCCGCGCGGGAAGCTCAACCCTGGCGCTTCGTCGTCGTGCAGGAGGCGCTCGCGCGCCACAGGATCGCCGCGGCCGCCTTCAACCATCCGCATGTGAAGACGGCGCCCGTCGTCGTCGCCTGCTGCGCCCGGATCCACTCGCACGTGAGCGGCACGGGGCGCCCGAGCTTCGCCATGGATCTCGCGTCCGCGACGCAGACGATGATGCTCGCGGCGGCGGATCTCGGCGTGCAGTCGAGCTGGGTCTACGGTTTCAGGGAGGGTGACGTCCGCGCGATCCTGGGCGTTCCGGAGCACGTCCCGATCGTGGCCCTCTTCTGCCTCGGATACCACGATGGGCTGGCGGAACTGCCGGAGCGGCTGCCGCGCGAGGAGGTGATCGCCTGGGACCGCTGGCGGACGCCCGTGAGGGCCGCCGAATGAAGCGCCTTGTGTTTGCGGTTGCGCTCGCCGCGGCACAGGCCGCGGGGCTGCCGGCCCCGGCAAGCGGTCAGGACGTACGGCTGGCGGAGGAGCCGCGGTCGGAAGCGCAGACGGCGCTGGCGGACTTCCTCGAAGCGGGCGGTTTCACGGTGTGGACGAGGGACACGGTCCTGGCGCGGGGAGACACGGTGCCGGGCGCCGTCCTCCTCCTCGAAGGCACCGCTCGCATCGCCGGGCGGATCGAGGGTGATCTCTACGTCGTCGACGGCGACCTCTTCCTTCGCTCCGGCGCGTCGATTGCCGGGGACGTGCTGGTGCTCGGAGGCGGGTTCTACGACTCGGACGTGGCGGAAGTCGCGGGGGCCGTCACCTATCGTCCGAACGAACCGCTGCGCGTACGGCCGACGGAGGGCGGCTACGAGATCATCTCCGAAGTCGAGCCCGAACCCGCCTTCGAGTTCGACGGCACCTACGGCTTCCATCTCCCCACCTACGACCGCGTGAACGGCCTTTCCATCCCCGTCGGTGCGCTGGCCCGCCTCTCCGCCGCCCCCGGCCGGCCCGAACTGGCGGCCGGGATGACGTGGATCCCGGCCCGCGAGGATGTGGACTATCGCCTCCACAACTCCTGGCGCCTCGGCGACCGCGTCCGACTGGGCCTGTTCGCGACCAGCGCCGTGATCAGCAACGAGGAATGGATCCGGCCGACATGGTACAACAGCCTCGCCCACTTCGTGGCCGGCGACGACGTCCGCAGCCACTACGACTCGAGGGAGATCGGCCTGGAAGTGGAATGGAGTTCGCCGGAGCCGCCCGTGTGGGAGGATGCGCCCCGCTGGCGCGTCGTCGCCGCGGTGGGACGTGAGGAGGCGGCGGACTTTCTCGTCCGCCAGGTCACGATCCTCTTTGGCGATGAGCCGCCGGGGCCGCTCCGGTCGCTGCCGGATTACGATCCTCATCTCCAGGTCGACGACGGCAGTCTGTGGTTCGGGCGCCTCGGCTTCGAGTGGGAGTCGCAGGGTAGAGACGGGCACACTGCGATGGGTCTCAGCGTTGAGGTCGGGCTGGAGGACGAGTTGAGCCGCGTCGTAGCCGGCATCGGCCCGATTTCGGAGTACGACTTCCTGCTGGTGGAGGGGCGCTTCTCCGCTCGTCGGGTGACGGCGTCGGGGCATGCGGTTGAAGCGTTCGGGATCGGGCGTCTCGACGTCACCGGTCGCCTGCCCTCGCAGCGCCACTCGATGATCGGGGGCATCGGAACGCTGCCGACCATGCCGTTGCGCGGCCTGCGGGACGCCCGCCTGGTCTACGCGGAGGCGGCGTACGGCATCCCCCTCGTTGGCGACGTGGCGCTCGGCGGGCTGGATGTGTTCGCGCGCGGCAGCGGCGGGGCAGTCGGTTCGGAGGAATACGGCTTCGACGTGTACGGTTCGCTCCAGGGCGGGCTGGCCCTCCGGATGTGGGATTTCAAGCTCGAATTCGGCCTCGCCGCCGGCTCCACGCTCGAGCCCGACGATCCCGGCCTCATCGGGTTCATCGACGTGCGGACGCGCAAGTCGCACCGGCCCACGCGCATGCCCCCGCGGCGCTGATTTTTTTGACAACCCCGGAGCGCAGGTCTAGCTTTTCGCGATGCCGCTCCGGACCGTCTCCCGGCCCTCCCAGCGATGGGCGTGATCTGCGTCCTTCCCGCCCGTATCTCCAGCACCCGTATCTCCAGGAAGCCCCTCCAGC encodes the following:
- a CDS encoding nitroreductase family protein, with the translated sequence MRVTRLLHLSRNRRPVKRFRDRLVEPEVVEAVLEAARYASSAREAQPWRFVVVQEALARHRIAAAAFNHPHVKTAPVVVACCARIHSHVSGTGRPSFAMDLASATQTMMLAAADLGVQSSWVYGFREGDVRAILGVPEHVPIVALFCLGYHDGLAELPERLPREEVIAWDRWRTPVRAAE
- the ispF gene encoding 2-C-methyl-D-erythritol 2,4-cyclodiphosphate synthase; amino-acid sequence: MRTGVGYDSHRFDEARPLVLGGVAIPGAPGLKGHSDGDAVAHAITDAVLGAAGLGDIGALFPDTDPAHAGADSIELLASAVRRLNEKGFRVVNVDATVIAERPRISPHAEAMRERLGRALGTGPAGVSIKGKSNEGMGWIGRGEGLAAIAVATVAAAAGDGA
- a CDS encoding polymer-forming cytoskeletal protein; its protein translation is MKRLVFAVALAAAQAAGLPAPASGQDVRLAEEPRSEAQTALADFLEAGGFTVWTRDTVLARGDTVPGAVLLLEGTARIAGRIEGDLYVVDGDLFLRSGASIAGDVLVLGGGFYDSDVAEVAGAVTYRPNEPLRVRPTEGGYEIISEVEPEPAFEFDGTYGFHLPTYDRVNGLSIPVGALARLSAAPGRPELAAGMTWIPAREDVDYRLHNSWRLGDRVRLGLFATSAVISNEEWIRPTWYNSLAHFVAGDDVRSHYDSREIGLEVEWSSPEPPVWEDAPRWRVVAAVGREEAADFLVRQVTILFGDEPPGPLRSLPDYDPHLQVDDGSLWFGRLGFEWESQGRDGHTAMGLSVEVGLEDELSRVVAGIGPISEYDFLLVEGRFSARRVTASGHAVEAFGIGRLDVTGRLPSQRHSMIGGIGTLPTMPLRGLRDARLVYAEAAYGIPLVGDVALGGLDVFARGSGGAVGSEEYGFDVYGSLQGGLALRMWDFKLEFGLAAGSTLEPDDPGLIGFIDVRTRKSHRPTRMPPRR
- a CDS encoding DedA family protein, which encodes MPEVPGVQPLLDFLLALPAATAYAIITAGSALENIFPPVPSDTFVVLGAVLADRGSLQPLPVLLCAWIANSGGAMVVFGLARRHGRGAFETRWGRRLLRPHQFERLARFYERHGLWAIFFARCLPVLRVVVPTFAGFTGLGALPALVPVVAASLLWNGLMLAGGMFASRNVDRLMALLGQVNAWLFLVAAVLIGGIIGWWIRSRRDEAPRASPDPGRGSGDGSVGSGDGGSRSSP
- the xerD gene encoding site-specific tyrosine recombinase XerD; translated protein: MTGDVPGIERAFHLEPFRDHLGFERGLSPRTIDAYLREARRFAAFAASEGVTAPTGVTYGLLRDHVARLAGEGRAASTVARTVYALRGYFRFLIVEGALESDPSERLEAPRAGRSLPDVLSVPEIEALIGAADPDSRTAARDAAMLEVLYGCGLRVSELVALKGRDLDVDEALVRVRGKGGKERFVPVGAAARSAVRRYLRTTRPALDRGRSAGHIFLNARGLPLSRMGVWKILRRHVERAGILKRVTPHTLRHSFATHLLEGGADLASVQEMLGHADISTTEIYTHVDRSHLRQVHRSHHPRG